The following proteins come from a genomic window of Nocardiopsis sp. YSL2:
- a CDS encoding dodecin translates to MSHHTYRVTEIVGTSPQGIDQAIRNGIDRAASTLRELDWFEVTQVRGHIEDGAIAHYQVGLKVGFRLDD, encoded by the coding sequence ATGTCCCACCACACGTACCGCGTCACGGAGATCGTCGGAACCTCGCCACAGGGAATCGACCAGGCCATCCGCAACGGCATCGATCGTGCCGCCTCGACACTGCGCGAACTCGACTGGTTCGAGGTCACGCAGGTCCGCGGACACATCGAGGACGGCGCCATCGCGCACTACCAGGTGGGGCTCAAGGTCGGCTTCCGGCTCGACGACTGA
- a CDS encoding helix-turn-helix transcriptional regulator — protein sequence MAPTPFSEDLKRILDSTGISQTQLAASTGLSLSSLNRWVTGGGLPRRENAEVIDRVLAQEGRLLARFDESRDGVNLPPWTRDLTTVEPEARAVDVVATLHVPGYLQSPRYAETLFRAARPWDSRAEIDRLVQLRCQRLEQLPDLRVTAVLPETALTNSTFPADVRAEQVATLLSWASSGRVTIHVVPAGASLLVPIAPVMVFRLRNGEAAVSCDYAGGSVLAETSEHPLLIAAVSRALGSAHPASQSLAILEGLQ from the coding sequence ATGGCTCCCACCCCCTTCAGTGAAGATCTCAAGAGGATCTTGGACAGCACCGGTATATCCCAGACACAGTTGGCAGCGTCGACCGGCTTGTCCCTGTCCAGCCTGAACCGTTGGGTGACCGGGGGCGGCCTTCCTCGGCGCGAGAACGCGGAAGTGATCGACCGCGTTCTCGCGCAGGAGGGCCGCCTTCTGGCGCGGTTCGACGAGTCGCGGGACGGGGTGAACCTCCCGCCCTGGACCCGCGACCTCACCACCGTGGAACCTGAGGCCCGCGCAGTCGATGTGGTCGCGACTCTGCACGTTCCCGGCTACCTGCAGTCCCCCCGCTATGCCGAAACGCTGTTCCGTGCCGCGCGTCCGTGGGACTCCCGTGCGGAGATCGACCGGCTGGTACAGCTCCGGTGCCAACGCCTCGAACAACTTCCCGACCTGCGTGTGACGGCGGTCCTGCCTGAGACCGCGCTGACGAACAGCACGTTCCCCGCCGACGTTCGCGCGGAGCAGGTCGCGACCCTCCTGTCATGGGCTTCATCGGGGCGTGTCACCATCCATGTGGTTCCCGCTGGCGCTTCGCTCCTGGTTCCGATTGCCCCGGTGATGGTGTTTCGTCTGCGCAATGGGGAAGCGGCTGTGTCCTGTGACTACGCTGGAGGTAGCGTGCTCGCGGAGACGTCGGAACACCCGCTTCTGATCGCCGCCGTCAGCCGGGCACTCGGATCAGCCCACCCCGCCTCGCAGTCCCTCGCGATCCTGGAAGGTCTCCAATGA
- a CDS encoding cell wall anchor protein: MTTAQLWTLVALGAFHGLHPGMGWLLAVSRGLQEGGRREVLRSLPAIAVGHAASVGVAAVAITLTGSATASVLFPVAGGAVIVLVGLLMLLSRRHFHWREVRLSLWQLTAWAFLMSSAHGAGLMLMPVLAGRLGQVHGGGHGDHAGTAPAPAEAGAEAEAGAPAAASAGGASGVTETAGNAWSLWDATLLGAGATAVHSLAMLAAAGVAALIAYDFVGVHALRWRGVTMDRIWAVTLVLGGLFVLWSVW; the protein is encoded by the coding sequence GTGACCACCGCTCAGCTCTGGACACTCGTGGCACTCGGCGCCTTCCACGGACTGCACCCCGGCATGGGCTGGTTGCTGGCCGTGTCCCGCGGCCTCCAGGAGGGCGGACGGCGTGAGGTACTGCGCTCCCTCCCGGCGATCGCCGTCGGCCACGCCGCCAGCGTGGGGGTGGCGGCGGTGGCCATCACCCTCACCGGCTCGGCGACCGCCTCGGTGCTCTTCCCGGTCGCCGGGGGCGCCGTGATCGTTCTGGTGGGGCTGTTGATGCTGTTGTCGCGACGGCACTTCCACTGGCGCGAGGTCCGCCTGTCGCTGTGGCAGTTGACGGCGTGGGCGTTCCTGATGTCGTCCGCGCACGGGGCGGGACTCATGCTGATGCCGGTCCTGGCCGGCCGGCTCGGACAGGTGCACGGCGGCGGGCACGGTGACCACGCCGGGACCGCCCCGGCACCCGCGGAGGCGGGGGCAGAGGCGGAGGCGGGGGCACCTGCGGCGGCATCGGCGGGCGGAGCCTCCGGGGTCACCGAGACGGCCGGGAACGCGTGGAGCCTGTGGGACGCGACCCTGCTCGGTGCGGGCGCGACCGCCGTCCACTCCCTGGCCATGCTGGCGGCGGCGGGCGTCGCGGCACTGATCGCCTATGACTTCGTGGGCGTGCACGCCCTGCGCTGGCGCGGGGTCACGATGGACCGGATCTGGGCCGTGACACTGGTCCTGGGCGGGCTCTTCGTCCTGTGGTCGGTCTGGTGA
- a CDS encoding LCP family protein, producing MTAEDEQRDGAPTRPSTRRALLWTAASVPLPGVAHLRMRRRLAGWVILGTYLLGIAALAAWAISLGVRDGDALTVVAGMAVQNRWLLGSMAAVFAVTVLWLSVIVHSWVITRPEGAPIGRRVAGGAVVLTLCLTVAVPSALALHGGYTAYTTISDVFGGPERPDMPPHDAADPWNGAERVNVMLIGADSAENRYGVRTDSMMVASVDPATGDTVLIGLPRNLENAQFPEGSALAERYPAPYGFNDLLNEVYQTVAEEPGELAFNPTAPDPSADALKEVVGYNIGLDIEYYAMVDMMGFRDLIDAVGGIEVLIEEPIPYGVHGGVLEPGLQRLDGHEALWYGRSRIATDDYGRMGRQGCLIKYVADQVEPTTILTSYRELAGATARTLTTDIPQSKVPAFIELANRVADGGAMDALQLSPPQVNTGNPDWEAVRSLVSVAITGEEDAGDELPESPSEEASDGTGTEGTDDGTDAEQSAGEDTEDERTEWQEYTGLAEPEPADPGRQVGSDPMDLNTLCP from the coding sequence GTGACAGCGGAGGACGAGCAGCGGGACGGGGCGCCCACGCGCCCGAGCACGAGGCGGGCCCTGCTGTGGACCGCCGCCTCGGTCCCGCTCCCGGGCGTCGCGCATCTGCGCATGCGGCGGCGCCTGGCCGGGTGGGTGATCCTGGGGACCTACCTCCTCGGCATCGCCGCTCTGGCCGCGTGGGCGATCAGTCTCGGAGTCCGTGACGGCGACGCTCTGACCGTGGTGGCCGGCATGGCGGTACAGAACCGCTGGCTCCTGGGATCGATGGCCGCGGTCTTCGCCGTGACTGTGCTGTGGCTGAGCGTGATCGTGCACTCCTGGGTGATCACCCGGCCCGAGGGCGCGCCGATCGGCCGGCGCGTGGCCGGCGGGGCCGTCGTCCTCACGCTGTGTCTGACGGTGGCCGTGCCCTCCGCGCTGGCGCTGCACGGCGGCTACACGGCCTACACGACGATCTCCGACGTCTTCGGCGGCCCCGAGCGCCCCGACATGCCCCCGCACGACGCCGCCGACCCCTGGAACGGGGCCGAGCGGGTCAACGTCATGCTGATCGGCGCGGACTCGGCGGAGAACCGCTACGGCGTGCGCACCGACTCCATGATGGTCGCCAGCGTCGACCCCGCGACCGGGGACACGGTGCTCATCGGCCTGCCGCGCAACCTGGAGAACGCCCAGTTCCCCGAGGGCAGCGCCCTCGCCGAGCGCTACCCGGCGCCCTACGGCTTCAACGACCTGCTCAACGAGGTCTACCAGACCGTCGCCGAGGAGCCCGGGGAGCTCGCGTTCAACCCGACCGCGCCCGACCCCTCCGCCGACGCCCTCAAGGAGGTGGTCGGCTACAACATCGGCCTGGACATCGAGTACTACGCGATGGTCGACATGATGGGGTTCCGCGACCTCATCGACGCGGTCGGCGGGATCGAGGTGCTGATCGAGGAGCCCATCCCCTACGGCGTGCACGGCGGGGTGCTGGAGCCGGGCCTGCAGCGCCTGGACGGCCACGAAGCGCTGTGGTACGGCCGTTCCCGGATCGCCACGGACGACTACGGGCGGATGGGGCGCCAGGGCTGCCTGATCAAGTACGTCGCCGACCAGGTGGAGCCCACCACCATCCTCACGAGCTACCGCGAGCTGGCCGGCGCCACCGCCCGCACACTGACCACCGACATCCCGCAGAGCAAGGTCCCGGCGTTCATCGAGCTGGCCAACAGGGTCGCCGACGGGGGTGCGATGGACGCTCTCCAGCTGTCGCCGCCCCAGGTCAACACCGGCAACCCGGACTGGGAGGCGGTCCGCTCCCTGGTCTCCGTGGCGATCACGGGCGAGGAGGACGCTGGTGACGAGCTGCCGGAGAGCCCGTCGGAGGAGGCCTCCGACGGAACCGGCACGGAGGGCACCGACGACGGGACTGACGCGGAGCAGTCGGCCGGTGAGGACACCGAGGACGAGCGGACCGAGTGGCAGGAGTACACCGGGCTGGCGGAGCCCGAGCCGGCCGATCCGGGCCGCCAGGTCGGCAGCGACCCGATGGACCTGAACACGCTGTGCCCCTGA
- a CDS encoding DUF397 domain-containing protein — MKSEWSKSSYSPNGGNCVEARSVTGGAQLRDSKNPHHATLALPASEWTSLLTTVVGGARD; from the coding sequence ATGAAGTCGGAATGGTCCAAGAGCTCGTACTCCCCGAACGGCGGCAACTGCGTGGAAGCCCGAAGTGTCACTGGTGGTGCGCAGCTGCGCGACTCCAAGAACCCCCACCACGCGACGCTCGCGCTCCCGGCCTCCGAGTGGACGTCCCTGCTCACCACGGTCGTCGGGGGCGCACGCGACTGA